A stretch of DNA from Methanolinea mesophila:
TTCTTCGAGTTCTTCGGCGAGCAGCTCTTCAGGTCGGACCTCTCGATCTCGGTGGGAGAACTCGGGTCACTGCTCGACCATTCCGGCCCCCTGGGAGAGGCGGAACGGTATGCGGCCAAGGTCTTCGGTGCGGACCAGACGTATTTTGTCACGAACGGCACGTCCACCGCAAACAAGATCGTGTTCTTCGGGAGGGTGGTCCGGGACGATATTGTCCTTGTAGATCGGAATTGTCATAAATCGGCCGAGCACGCACTCACCATGACCCATTCCGTCGCGGTCTTCATGATACCCACCCGGAACCGCTACGGGATCATCGGCCCCATCCCCCCGGAGGAAATGACCCTCCGGAAGATCAGGTCGAAGATACGGGAATGCCCGCTGATCGAGGGACTCGGGAGTACCAAGCCGGTGCATGCAATCATCACCAATTCCACTTATGACGGGCTCTGTTACAAGGCAACGGAAGTGGAGGCGCTGCTGGGAAAAGCCGTGGACAGTATTCATTTTGATGAGGCGTGGTACGGGTACGCCCGGTTCAACCCGCTGTACCGGGACCGGTTCGCAATGAGGGACGGTGCCCGGGACGAAAAAGGTCCGACCGTCTTTGCCACCCAGTCCACCCACAAGCTGCTTGCCGCCCTTTCCCAGGCATCAATGGTCCATGTAAGGAACGGACGGGTGCCGATCGAGCATTCCAGGTTCAACGAAGGGTTCATGATGCACAGCTCCACCTCCCCGCTCTATACCATCATGGCCTCGCTTGACGTTTCATCGAAAATGATGGACGGGGCTGCAGGGAGGGTCCTGACCACCGAATCGATCGAGGAGGCGATACGGTTCAGGCGGGTCATGGCCCGGTTGTACCGCGAGATCTGCGGCACCGCAAAGAAACCAAAGGACTGGTGGTTCGGGATGTGGCAGCCGGAAACGGTTGCCGAACCGAAGTCCGGAAAAAAAGTCGCGTTTGCCGATGCGCCGTTCGAACTGCTCAGAGATGAGCCCTCCGCCTGGGTCCTGCATCCCGGGGAGAAATGGCACGGATTTACCGGGCTCCCTGACGATTACTGCATGCTCGACCCGATCAAGGTCACGGTGGTGATGCCCGGGGTGAAGGAGGACGGCACACTGGATACATGGGGAATACCTGCCGCAGTGGTGGTGAAATTCCTCGACACCAGGGGGATCGTGAACGAGAAGTCCGGCGATTATATCATCCTTTTCCTCTTCTCCATGGGCAATACCAAGGGGAAGTGGGGGACCCTTGTCACCGAGCTCTTCGAGTTCAAACGCCATTATGATGAGGAAACCCCACTGGAGGAGGTGTTCCCCGACCTCACGAACGCATATCCCGAGCGGTACGGTGGGATGACGTTAAAGAGCCTCACCGAGGAGATGCACCGGTTCAAGAAGGAGCATGGTATGTGCGAGCTGCTCCAGCAGGCATACTCCCTCATACCCGAGCCGGCGATACCATATGCCGAAGCATACAGAAAACTCGTCCGGGGCGAGGTGGAGCAGGTCCCGGTATCGGAAGCGGGTGACCGGGTGGTGGCGACAGGGATCTTCCCCTATCCGCCCGGGATCCCGGTACTGGCCCCCGGGGAACGGACCGGATCGCAGGACGGCCCGATCCTCCGGTACCTGAAATCGATGCAGGATTTCGATGCCAGGTTCCCCGGGTTCGAGCATGACACCCACGGGGTTGAAAATATAAAAGGCGAATACAGGATGTATTGTATCAAAGAGGGTCGATCGTGAGCGAAGAAACCGGTAACGAACAGAAAACAGGAATGTCACCCCCCAAGATCCTCGGGGTGTTCGCCCTGGCGATGATCAACGTCGCAGCGGTACTCAGTATCAGGAACTACCCCTCGATGGCGATGTTCGGGTGGGCATGCATCGGGTGGTACATCATAGGGACCGTGCTGTTCCTGATCCCTCTCTCCCTGGCGGCGGCGGAACTGGCGACCATGCTCTCGGACAAGGGGGGCGGCGTGTATGCATGGTGCCGGGAGGCCTTCGGGGATAAAGGCGGATTCGTGGCGATATTCTGTGAATGGTCGAATAATCTCGTATGGTTCCCTACGGTACTCGCCTTCATCGCCGCGACACTCGCGTATGCGATATCGCCCGTACTGCAGACCGACAAGATTTATCTGTTCGTCGTGATGATGATCGCGTTCTGGGGCACGACGACGATTGCATACTTCGGGGAGAACGTCTCCACGAAGTTCCAGAACGTGGGAGTGATCCTCGGAAGTATCATCCCTTCGGTCCTGATCATCATCCTCGGGGTCTGGTGGATCGCCTCCGGCCAGCAGATGGTGCTCCCCCCCTTCTCGCCCGGCGAGATCGTCCCCACGTTGAACCTGGCCACCCTGCCGTTCTTTGCAACGGTAATCCTGCTGTTTGCAGGCATGGAGATGGCAGGCTTCCACGCACTTGAGACGAAGAACCCGAAAACCGATTATCCCAAGGCGATAGCCCTCTCCGCGATTATCATCTTCCTCTGCACGGTCATCGCAACCCTGGCGATTGCCTTCGTAATTCCGGCAGACGACCTCAGTCTTGCCGCAGGGGTGATGCAGGCGCTCCAGTACTTCTTCGAGGCCGCGAATATTCCCTGGGCGGTCGCGCCGATGGCGGTGCTCATCACGATCGGCGGGGCGGTCTCGCTTGCGGCATGGCTCATAGGCCCTGCAAAGGGTCTTGGGGTCGTCGCGGTGGAGGGCAACCTTCCCCCCGTGTTCAACCGGCATAACAAGTACGGGTCCCCGGTAGCGGTCCTCCTGATACAGGCGGGGATCGGGACATTCATCTCCCTGCTGTACGTATTCCTCCCGTCGGTGAACCAGGCCTACTGGATCCTCTCGGCGATCACCGTTGAACTGCTCTGTATAGTATATTTCACGATCTTTGCCGCGGTGATCAAGCTACGGTACAGCAAACCGGATGCACCCCGACCTTTCAAGATTCCGGGAGGGCTAGCCGGAATCTGGATTATCGGGGGCATGGGGGCCTTCGGGGTAATGTTCTCGTTCCTTGTCGGGCTCATGCCGACGGGTGAGTTCACTGCAGCAGAAACGGTTTCCTATGTCCTTGGCATTCTGATCGGTACATTCCTGCTGGCGGTGCCCCCACTGATCTTCCTGAAGATGAAAAAACCGAGCTGGGTCGAGGAGGGGGCAGGCGAATGACCGTGCCTCCGTATCCTCTCCGGATCGCATGGAACGGAGGGTTCCGATGAGCAGAGCAGACGAGGTCCTGGTGATCATCATTATCCTGGCCCTGGTGCTTATACCGTTCGGCTGGGTCTTTGTACTGTTTCCCGGTCATACCTATTACGTGAAGACCGGAGAACCGCTACAGCAGGCGGCACAGAACGCCGGGCTGACGATCGTGAACACATCCCCGGTACAATGGCCGTTCCCCGGGGCGACCGGAGGTACGCGTTATATCCTCGAGGATAGCGCAGGGAACACCGTGACGGTGCAGACCCAGACATTTGAGAGCATGCAGTCCCGCGACGCGGCCATCCAGGCGTTTTCCGCCCAGACCGTGGGCAAAGGCAGGCCAATCGGGACTATCCTGGTGCATGGGCAGGAACTGATCTATATTCCTGCGGACCAGACCGGGATCCTTGCCCTGATTGCATCCGAATTAAAAGCCATGGAAAAATCCATGCCCCTTTGAATTTTCATTCCGGAAGGGAGACGAACCTCTTTTTTTACCAGGGTCACCGCCGGCATTGATGAGGGCACGATGTCCGGAAACGGGGAGAGTGTGAACTTTCGTATACCTCCCTGAATATCCGGGCAATCATAGAAGGGGACGGGGCGGTGGCAAAGTATTTTACCGGGAAGGGTGAACGAATGGCTCGATATGGACCGGAAACAGGACCCCGCTAATCCCGACGACAAGTCGGTCCTCATATCGGGAGGCGGCATAGCGGGTCTCACGCTGGCCATTCTCCTCAGGGAGAGCGGATGGACCCCCCTGGTGATCGAGAAAGGACCCTCGCTCCGGACGGAGGGGTACATAATGGACTTTTTTGGAACCGGGTGGGACGTTGCAAGCACCCCGAGTTTTTCCTGAATTTATCGTTCCGGTCCCAATCTTAAAGACTACACCTTCCGATATATGCTCACCCGGGATAGTCTCCCGCAACTCAGGCAGTGTACAATGGCTTCCGCTCATGATACGACCGTTCCGGCCCCCCTGCTCGAATTCAGGGATGTCACCGTGATGAAGGAGGGGAAGAAGGTCCTTGATTCCCTCGCGGTTACCCTCCTGGAAGGCGAACATATCGCCATCCTTGGTCCGAACGGCGCGGGAAAATCCTCGTTCATCAAGACGATAACCCGGGAATATTACCCGGTGAACCGCGAGGACATGATCTTTCGGATCTGGGGCAGGGAACGCTGGCACGTGTTCGACCTCCGCGCACTCCTCGGCGTGGTCTCAAACGACCTGCAGTACACCTTCACCAGGGAGATTTCGGCAAGAGAGGCCGTAATTTCAGGATTTTTCTCAAGTGTGGGGTTGTTTTCCCAGCACGTCACCTGCGAGATGGAGGAGAAGACAGACCGGATACTCGAATTTTTGGAAATCTCCCACCTCCAGGACCGCCTGATGACCGAGTTATCCTCGGGAGAAGCCAGGAGATTTCTTATCGGGAGGGCCCTGGTGCATGACCCCAAGGCCCTCATCCTCGACGAACCGACCAACAGCCTCGACCTGCACGCGCTTCACACGTTCCGGCGTACCCTTCGCAAAGTGGCCGGGTCCGGGACCGGGATCATCCTGGTGACCCACAACCTCCCGGACATAATCCCCGAGGTGTCCCGGGTAATCCTGATGAAGGACGGCAGGTTCTGGAAAGACGGTCCGAAGAGGGATATTCTCACGGCATCCAACATGGAGGCCCTCTTCTCTGTGCCGGGCGTCCGGGTCAGGGAAGAAGAGGGATATTTTTACGCCACGGGGTACTGAACCGGTCCTGCCATAAAATGAGATGAGGAGATCGCTCTTTTTACAGTTTTTCTCTCATTCTCTGGATATAATCGTCCAGGTGAGCTTTCATGGACGTGATCGCGTCCCGGGACTGTTGATCGGGGACTCCTTCAATACGGTCGAGTGCGGTCCTCGCAAGGGTCGCGAAGTTCATGGCCAGTGCATACTGGTTGGAGTTTTCCGCGGAGGCAGCTTCGGCGATATCTTTTCCTGCAGTCGAGATCGAGGTAAGATATCCTAGGTATTCGTTGCGTTTCAGTTCGTTTGCCTGGGTTGCGAAATTCAAAATCCCAATCATCGAGGTGTGATACCCATCTGCGGTGGAGCTCATGTCGAGGGCCGCCATGCGGAGGTTCGCAGGGGAGTAGGTGACGCCTGCATCGGTTGATGAGGAATAAAACTTTGAATTCACATTCAGAATCTGAGCGGCCACATCGACCGATGACTGCGAGTACAGGGAGGAGAATGCGGAATCGCCCGACGACGTCTGCGTGGCAGGGGGGCCGGTCGTGGGAGGAGCTCCGCCCGGGACAGGAAACGGGGCACTGCATCCGGCAAGGATAAGGGAAAGTGTAAGGATCAGCATCAACGCCGGGATTTTTCCATGGATATTCATAGTTCCTGATTCGGTTTCGACCAGATAAAAACTCTTCATTTCTGGTCGCCCGAAACCCCCCGTGCTACCGGGAGGGCTCTCGTTACGCACCCTCCCTCCCCTCACCCGCCCTTGCGGAGAGGTCTCCCGAGTTCTTACCCGTTACGTCCGGACACCCCTGTCCCTGACCACCCGGATCACCATCCACGAATAGTTTTACCTGGCAGGAGTCGAACTGCATCCGTTCCGCTCTTTTGTTCATATGCTCCCGGTCGTGGCATTCCCTGCACAGGAGGATCAGATTGGAGGGTTCGGAGTTCCCGCCGAAGCAGAGCGGGACCTTGTGATGCACTTCCAGCTCACAGGGGATGCCGCAGATCGCACAATGCCACCGGTACCGTTCGGCAACCAGGACCGAGACGAACCGCCAGGCACAACTCCCGGGCCGCACTCCCGGACGGATCAGTTCGTCCCACCACTTTGCAATCCACCGGTCGCGATTACTCCACGATTCCCAGAAACGAGGATTACCCGGAATCATGGGGCCCTGTTCCCGCATAGCATGCCGATTGTTCTCGTACGTGTGTGCTTTGTGTCATGGGAAGGCAATCGGGTCATTTGCGTGCAATAATCCACTCTGATCTCAGGAACATAACGGGATCCGGTGAGGGGCGAAAGTGATCCCACCCGGCAACCGCCACCTTTAAGGTGCCAGGAACGGTAGAGAGAGCGAAAAGATCCTTATAACGCTCAAATGAGGAATTAACATGAAAATCGCAATTATCGGCAAAGGGCATGTCGGGTCATCGCTCGGTGCGGGACTGGCGCGGGCCGGACATGAGATACGCTACGGGCACCGGGACCCACGGGAGCCGGTATCCGATGCGGCGAACTGGGGGGAACTGATCATTATGGCAGTACCGTTCGGGGAGGTGGAACATACGGTGAAAGAGATCGGAGGTGCGGCTGACGGGAAAATCCTTATCGACGTCACAAATCCCCTGGACCAGAACATGGAACTCGCGATCGGATTTTCAACTTCGAATGCGGAGAACGTCCAGAGAATGCTCCCGAACGCACGCGTAATCAAGGCATTCAACACGGTGTTTGCGCAGAACCAGAGCACGGCGAGGGTCGGGGAGCATCAGCTGACCGCGTTCGTTGCCGGCGACGATCCGGATGCCAAGACCACGGTGATGCACCTGACGAAAGGGATGGGATACGATCCTGTGGATGTGGGCCCTCTGAAAAGCGCCCGGTATCTCGAGCCGATGGGGATCATGATCATCGGCATGGCGTTCAAACTCGGTATGGGGGTAAATATCGGGTATAAACTGTTGAAAGGCTGACGAGCATCCGCAGGCGAAGAGGACTATCGCAGCCCCGGATGTACCATTATGCATCACGCACGCCCCATGTTCATCGCACGTGCCCGGATGATATGCAACAATCCTCGTTTTCATCGTCCGGGGACGGGAGTGGAAAAAAATTCAGGGGGATCCCGGCTGATACCAGTCGGGAAGGACGAAGTCCGCCTCTTTGAGACCTGCAGGCCAGACAATCTTCGGCCGCAGGGCCTGGAGAGAATCGTCCCAGTAGAGCTGTTCCATATAGAGCGTGAACTGTGCTTCGTGGGCCTCTTCCGTGAAGGATATCTCGCCTCCCTGCATGGTCTCGATGATCTCCGGTATACTCATCGACCCGAGCGTGTCCTGCACCCGGGCCTTATCCAGGCTGCCGGCTTGTTCTATGGCATTCGCGGCGATGTACACACCTTCGTAGGTCGTGGCCCCCATCATCCCGGGAAGCCCTCCCCACCTGCTCTTGTATGCCTCCTTGAAGGCTGTTGCAGCAGCGGCCGTGCTCCCGCCCGGAACGGTGTACGGTGAGAAATGACTCTCGATGACCGAGCCCGCGCCGTACTGGCCGAGACTTGAGTAATAATCGGGATCGTCGTTACACTCGACCGCCAGGAAAATGGTGTCGAGCCCCACGTCCCTCCGGGCCTGGATGATCATCGGGGCCTGTTCGTTCAGGAATGCAGCGGCATAAACCGCATCAGGCCTGGTGGCCTTTACCGAGGTGAGCAGAGTCCGGAAATCGGTCTCCCCCATCTTGAACGATTCGTTGCTTACCAGCTGGATCGGAAGTCCCTCACGCTGGATAGTGGCTTCAACCGCCGAAAGTACTCCTTTTCCATAGGGGCTGTCCTGATACACGATCGCCAGCCGCAGGGGTCGGTCGGCACTGTAACCGTACTTCTCGTTTATCGCCGGCCGTATTACCTCGCTGATGAATTCGGTCGTCTGTTTTCCGTAATCGTCCGTGGTAGGGCAGAAGTGGTACATATAGCTCGTATCGACATCCGTCCTTCGCGTGATCGTGGGACTAGAGGCCCCGGTAATGATGTAAGGAACTTTATTGTCGGCGACGATGGACTGGTGGGCCGTAGTGACCGCACTGGAGAACCCCCCAACGAGCACATCGACATTGTCGTTCGATATCATTCTGGATACCGCTTTCTGGCCGCCCTCCCTGGTCGACTCGTCGTCACCCTGGACGAGCACTATCGGGATCTTTGCCCCGAGGTCCTTTACATACACCCCGCCGTTGGCATTAATCTCGTCGGCTGCGATCATGGCCGACTGCCACATGTCCTTGCCGGTGGCGCTCGCGGGCCCTGTGAGCGATGCGACCACCCCGATTTTAGCTTCTTTTACCGCCGGCGGGGCCGAAGAAGTCTGCATCTGCGTGCACCCGGCAATCAGGACCATGCAGATTATGCAGGCAAGGAGTGCACCGAGCACGATCTTCTTCATAATCCCTCACCGATATTCCGCAC
This window harbors:
- a CDS encoding NADPH-dependent F420 reductase codes for the protein MKIAIIGKGHVGSSLGAGLARAGHEIRYGHRDPREPVSDAANWGELIIMAVPFGEVEHTVKEIGGAADGKILIDVTNPLDQNMELAIGFSTSNAENVQRMLPNARVIKAFNTVFAQNQSTARVGEHQLTAFVAGDDPDAKTTVMHLTKGMGYDPVDVGPLKSARYLEPMGIMIIGMAFKLGMGVNIGYKLLKG
- a CDS encoding Orn/Lys/Arg family decarboxylase, with amino-acid sequence MNPEEEVVVAIIDDTIATDTPHGRTIARIIKGMTEYDIQVFTIASLEGARSAYANLPDVDCILINWSLGGSPTHDAAKELIGEIRQRNEDIPIFLMSEPLGVGEAELDVDTIREINEYIYIMEDTPEFIAGRIRAAANRYKERLLPPFFGALVNFSKDFEYSWHTPGHAGGTAFRKSPAGRLFFEFFGEQLFRSDLSISVGELGSLLDHSGPLGEAERYAAKVFGADQTYFVTNGTSTANKIVFFGRVVRDDIVLVDRNCHKSAEHALTMTHSVAVFMIPTRNRYGIIGPIPPEEMTLRKIRSKIRECPLIEGLGSTKPVHAIITNSTYDGLCYKATEVEALLGKAVDSIHFDEAWYGYARFNPLYRDRFAMRDGARDEKGPTVFATQSTHKLLAALSQASMVHVRNGRVPIEHSRFNEGFMMHSSTSPLYTIMASLDVSSKMMDGAAGRVLTTESIEEAIRFRRVMARLYREICGTAKKPKDWWFGMWQPETVAEPKSGKKVAFADAPFELLRDEPSAWVLHPGEKWHGFTGLPDDYCMLDPIKVTVVMPGVKEDGTLDTWGIPAAVVVKFLDTRGIVNEKSGDYIILFLFSMGNTKGKWGTLVTELFEFKRHYDEETPLEEVFPDLTNAYPERYGGMTLKSLTEEMHRFKKEHGMCELLQQAYSLIPEPAIPYAEAYRKLVRGEVEQVPVSEAGDRVVATGIFPYPPGIPVLAPGERTGSQDGPILRYLKSMQDFDARFPGFEHDTHGVENIKGEYRMYCIKEGRS
- a CDS encoding ABC transporter ATP-binding protein codes for the protein MLTRDSLPQLRQCTMASAHDTTVPAPLLEFRDVTVMKEGKKVLDSLAVTLLEGEHIAILGPNGAGKSSFIKTITREYYPVNREDMIFRIWGRERWHVFDLRALLGVVSNDLQYTFTREISAREAVISGFFSSVGLFSQHVTCEMEEKTDRILEFLEISHLQDRLMTELSSGEARRFLIGRALVHDPKALILDEPTNSLDLHALHTFRRTLRKVAGSGTGIILVTHNLPDIIPEVSRVILMKDGRFWKDGPKRDILTASNMEALFSVPGVRVREEEGYFYATGY
- a CDS encoding APC family permease, whose translation is MSEETGNEQKTGMSPPKILGVFALAMINVAAVLSIRNYPSMAMFGWACIGWYIIGTVLFLIPLSLAAAELATMLSDKGGGVYAWCREAFGDKGGFVAIFCEWSNNLVWFPTVLAFIAATLAYAISPVLQTDKIYLFVVMMIAFWGTTTIAYFGENVSTKFQNVGVILGSIIPSVLIIILGVWWIASGQQMVLPPFSPGEIVPTLNLATLPFFATVILLFAGMEMAGFHALETKNPKTDYPKAIALSAIIIFLCTVIATLAIAFVIPADDLSLAAGVMQALQYFFEAANIPWAVAPMAVLITIGGAVSLAAWLIGPAKGLGVVAVEGNLPPVFNRHNKYGSPVAVLLIQAGIGTFISLLYVFLPSVNQAYWILSAITVELLCIVYFTIFAAVIKLRYSKPDAPRPFKIPGGLAGIWIIGGMGAFGVMFSFLVGLMPTGEFTAAETVSYVLGILIGTFLLAVPPLIFLKMKKPSWVEEGAGE
- a CDS encoding HNH endonuclease, with the protein product MIPGNPRFWESWSNRDRWIAKWWDELIRPGVRPGSCAWRFVSVLVAERYRWHCAICGIPCELEVHHKVPLCFGGNSEPSNLILLCRECHDREHMNKRAERMQFDSCQVKLFVDGDPGGQGQGCPDVTGKNSGDLSARAGEGREGA
- a CDS encoding ABC transporter substrate-binding protein, with protein sequence MKKIVLGALLACIICMVLIAGCTQMQTSSAPPAVKEAKIGVVASLTGPASATGKDMWQSAMIAADEINANGGVYVKDLGAKIPIVLVQGDDESTREGGQKAVSRMISNDNVDVLVGGFSSAVTTAHQSIVADNKVPYIITGASSPTITRRTDVDTSYMYHFCPTTDDYGKQTTEFISEVIRPAINEKYGYSADRPLRLAIVYQDSPYGKGVLSAVEATIQREGLPIQLVSNESFKMGETDFRTLLTSVKATRPDAVYAAAFLNEQAPMIIQARRDVGLDTIFLAVECNDDPDYYSSLGQYGAGSVIESHFSPYTVPGGSTAAAATAFKEAYKSRWGGLPGMMGATTYEGVYIAANAIEQAGSLDKARVQDTLGSMSIPEIIETMQGGEISFTEEAHEAQFTLYMEQLYWDDSLQALRPKIVWPAGLKEADFVLPDWYQPGSP
- a CDS encoding NAD(P)-binding protein, producing MDRKQDPANPDDKSVLISGGGIAGLTLAILLRESGWTPLVIEKGPSLRTEGYIMDFFGTGWDVASTPSFS